The Rhodoferax ferrireducens T118 DNA segment GAACGCCGTTGTCAAGCCGCTGCTCATTGTCCTGACCTTGCCGTTGACTTTTTTGACATTCGGCCTGTTCCTGTTGGTGATCAACGCCTTGATGATTCTGCTGGTTTCGTCTCTGGTCACGGGTTTCAAGGTCTCAGGCTTCTGGACCGCGTTTTTTGCCAGTATTTTCATTTCCGTGCTCAGTTTTGCGATTGGCGCCATCTTGCCCAGTGACAGTCCGGCGCACGATATCCAGATGCCCCACAGCGGCATGTGGCTCTGACAAAGAAAGATCACCATGGCCTACCCTCCAGAATTTCTCAAACTCGTTGACGAGTTCATTCATCTTGCCAACCGATTGGCCGAGGGCGGAAACGACGGAGAGGTAAGCGCCGCAATTTTGTTCGCCGCTGGTCGTTATAACGCCTTCAATTTCGTGTCCCGCAATGGTACGGAACAGGATCGCGAGAAGGCGGTGGAGTTTTATGTGTCGGAGTACCGTAAAGCGCTTGTCTCAAACATGGAGGGTGTCGTCGGACCTGTGGTCAAACCACAAGGCTAGAGACCAGTAACAACGTCGGCACACAAACTGAGTTGCGATCGGAGTCATCATGAAATGGGAAGGCAATCGAGAGTCTGACAACGTCGAAGACCGGCGCAATGAGGGCGGCAGTGGTTTTGGGGGCGGCCTGCTGGGCGGGCGCAGCATCGGCATTGGCACCGTCGTGGTGGCGCTGCTGGCCAGCTGGATTTTTGGCATCAACCCGCTCACCGTCCTGAGCCTTTTGAGCGGGGGTGGCGGCTCACCGTCGGCCCAGGTACAGCAACAGACACCCGCACAAAAGCCACCGGCCGATGACCGCATGGCCGCCTTTGTGTCCACGGTGCTGGCCGACACCGAGGACGTCTGGAAAGACGTTTTTGCCAAGAGCGGCGGCACCTATCAGGAACCCCGACTGGTGCTGTTTCGCGGTGCGACGCAAACCGCCTGCGGTCAGGGACAGGCGGCAATGGGGCCTTTCTACTGCCCTGGCGATCAGAGGGTGTACATCGACCTCGGTTTTTACGAAACTCTGAAAAACAGGCTTGGTGCACCCGGTGATTTTGCCCAAGCCTATGTGATTGCCCACGAGGTGGGCCACCATGTGCAAAACCTGCTCGGCATCAGTGCCAGGATGGACCAGATGCGTGGACGCGTTAGCACGGCCAACTACAACATCTTGAGCGTGAAGCTTGAGTTGCAGGCCGACTGCTTTGCTGGCGTGTGGGCCAACCACGCCCAGAGCGCGCGCCAGATTCTGGAGCAGGGCGACGTGGAAGAAGCCATGAACGCAGCGGCCAAAATTGGCGACGACGCTTTGCAGCGTTCCGGCGGTGGCGCCGTGGTGCCCGAGAGCTTTACCCACGGCACCAGCGCCCAGCGCCAGCGCTGGTTTGATGCGGGGCTCAAGAACGGCAGCATTCAGGCCTGTGACACCTTCAGCGCCCGAAGTCTGTAAACACAAAATGGCTCATTGAGGCCCATGGGGGCCAGTAGCTATGTGGAATTTTTGTGAACCGAAGCAAAAGGGTCAATGGCTGTTGACTCTGTGCTGGGCGTGGCTTCATGCAGCTGGTCGGGCACCGTAGCAGGCCACGCGGCTTGCATCTGACTGTCATGAAACGCAACGGATTCCTGCCACAAGGACCAATCAGACTCCTCGTTGCCTTCAACCACTTCAGGAAGTGGGAGAGGCCGCGGTATGAGTCGCCTCTCCTTGGCTGTCGATGAAGTCTTGTTGAGTGCTTCTGTCTGCGTTGGTCTGTTCACTGCAACTTTTGAATTCCTGAAAAAATTCAACATGGGCGCCCCTCACTTCTTTGACTTTGCTCCACTACATTTGACATTTGACATTTGACAGCAGATTATCCTGCGGAATGGGATACGCGTACCACCCCCAATGATTCAGGCGGACTGGCGGGCCGCCGCGATGGCCTGATTGCGCAGTGTTCTGAGCAAGGCCAGTTCTTTCTCAAATTGACTGCTAACTACCGACACCAGAATATGCTTTTCCCTACATCAGCTCAGTTGTTCGTCTGACATCGTTTGCGGGTACAGCGCGTCATGATTGCTTTCACAACACATCAAGGAGAAAGCCATGGGCCTCGGAACCATACTTCTCATCATTCTGATCCTGATGCTGGTTGGGGTTATGCCAACCTGGCCGCACAGCAGGAGTGGGGCTACGGACCCAGCGGTGCGCTGGGTCTGGTGGTGGTCATCATCATTGTGCTGCTGTTAATGGGGCGTCTGTGACAGGTCATCTTGCCTGACGGACTGGTTGATGCGAACGCGCTCAAGCTCCGCGCTGATTGGCGCGATGGTATTGGCACTCGCCGCCTGCGGTGAGGTGGCCACGCTGCCACTATCGGCCGGCATCGGGCCAGAGCCCAAGTTGCCACCGCCACGGCACACGCTGATTCCAACGGTGAACATCGCGCCCGCCAAGGGCTGGCCGTCTGGCGGGAAGCCACAGGCGGCACCGGGTACGCGCGTGAACGCGTTCGCCAGCGGCCTTGATCACCCGCGCTGGCTTTTTGTACTACCTAACGGGGATGTGCTGGTGGCTGAGACCAATGCCCCGCCCAAGCCCGAAGACGCCAAGGGCATCAAGGCTTGGCTGACCGGCTTGGTGATGAAGCGGGCCGGAGCGGCTGTGCTCAGCGCCAACCGCATCACCCTGCTGCGCGATACCGATGGCGACGGGGTAGCGGACCAGCGCTCGGCGCTGCTGGAGGGGCTGAACTCACCTTTTGGCATGGCGCTGGTGGGCAACGCGCTTTACGTGGCTACCTCCGACGCGGTGCTGCGCTTTGCATACACAGCCGGCGACACACGCATCAGCGTGCCTGGCGACAAGCTGATCGACTTGCCTGCGGGTCCGATCAACCACCACTGGACCAAGAACCTCATCGCCAGCCCGGACGGCAGCAAGCTCTACGTCACCGTGGGCTCGAACAGCAACGTGGCTGAGCGAGGCATGGCGGTAGAGACGGAGCGCGCCGCCATCTGGGAGGTGGACATCAAGAGTGGTGCGCACCGGATCTTTGCATCCGGCCTGCGTAACCCGAATGGACTGGCATGGGAGCCTCACAGCGGCGCGTTGTGGACGGTGGTGAACGAGCGCGACGAGCTTGGCAGCGACCTGGTTCCCGACTACATGACCTCGGTGCGCGACGGCGCCTTCTACGGTTGGCCTTACAGCTACTTCGGCCAACACCTCGATGAGCGGGTGACACCACAGCGGCCCGATCTGGTCGCCACGGCGATTGCACCGGACTACGCCTTGGGGCCGCACACCGCCCCCTTGGGATTGGCGTCCTCGGTCGGTACCACGCTGCCGCCAGCCTTTTCCAAAGGCATGTTCATCGGCCAGCACGGCTCATGGAACCGCCGGCCCCACAGCGGCTACAAGGTGATATTTGTACCCTTTGAAAGCGGCCAGCCCGTCGGTGCACCGATTGACGTGCTGACGGGCTTCCTCAGTGAGCAAGGCACTGCCTTCGGCCGCCCCGTGGGTGTGGCGCTTGACAGGCAGGGCGCACTGCTGGTGGCCGATGATGTGGGCAATGTGGTCTGGCGTGTGAGCGCAGAGCATTAGCCGTCAAAAATGCTCAAATTTCAGGTGGACTGGCGGAACGCCATGATGGCCTGATTGCGCAGCGTTCTGAGCAAGGCCAGCTCTTTCTCATCGAGCACCAGCCCGCCCTTGTCTGCTTTGTCAGCGTAAATCAAGCCAAAGGGTCGGCCCTTGATGTTCACCGGCAACAGCAAGAAGGTCGGCGCGTTGAACAGTTCACGATACCAGGCGGGCAGACGAGAGGTGATGGTCGCTTCGCTTGCGTCCCGGATCATGGTGTCAATGCCCTTGCTGCACACCACTGCAAACAGATCGGGCGGCGTCGTTTTGAGCGACACGTTAAATTGTTTGACCAGGTGCTCGACACCCTGTCCCAAACCAAAGCGACCAGACAGTATCTCGGTTTTTGGATCACGCATGCAGAAGATGATGCGCTGAAAGCCCATGGCCCGGAACATGGTTTCCAGGATCATGCGCAAGACATCACTCAGTTGGAAGTCCTCCACCAGCGTGTTGGTGATGTCTTGAATGCCCGCCGCCAGAATTTGCGCTACTTGTTGGGTATCGCGCGCCTCAACTTCGTTCGCTTGCGCAAGGACCGCCTGGGTGGCTTGCAAGGCCATCGGATACAGCGAGTCGGACGCTTCGTCGCCTGAATTCGGGTGCGGGCCGTCAGGCTCTGCGGGCGCCTTCAGCAGTTTGGCGGCAGCCGAGCCGGGCAGCACCTTGATGTCCATGACACTGGCCATCTCGATCAATTTTTTGCGTGCCACGATTGTGGCCACCTGCACCTCGCTGCTGCTCACACCCAGGGCTCGGGCATAGCGCTTGCCGAGCTGCGCCAGTTGCCCGTCGACCGCCTGAGGATCGGCGTGCAGCATCACGTCGGCCATGTCATTGGCGGCCAGGGCCAGCCAACGCTGACGTTCCACCCCGTCCAGCAGCGTGCGCGTGGGTGGCTCGCCGCTGGGCTTGTGCATGCAGCGCTGCAGGTCCTCGGGCAAACCCCAGGCTTTGGCGACCCCGACACCCAGCGCCTCAAAACTCAAACCCAGCACGCTGACGGACGCGGTGGTTTCGCTGACCGGCTGGTGGCTGGTTTCGGTAAGGCCGCGTATGGTGCGCGCTTCTTCCGGAAAGTAAAACGCGGCCAGCAAGCGCCCCAGGTTATGAAACATGGCGCCAAGAAAAGCTTCCTCGGTGCCCTGCATCCCCGGGCAAAGCTCGCTGGCGATCGAGCCGGCCATCAGGGAACGCAAAAATTCTTCTCTCAGCACATGGGCATGGGCTTTGTCCTGCATGTGTTCCAACAGCACCAGGCTAAGCGCCATGTTGCGAATGCCGTTAAAACCCACCAGGCTGACCGCCCGTGACACCGTGCCGATGCTGCTGCCGCGGGCGTAATGCGCGCTGTTGACCAAACGCAGCAGTTTGTTGGTCAGGGCCACGTCCTTCAGGATTTCATTGGTGACACTGTTGATGCTCTCTTTTTCTGAACTTGCCATGTTCTGGATGCGCAGCACCGCATCCGACAGCGCCGGAAAATCGCTCTTGTGGCGCATGCGCCGCAACAAAAACGCCAGCGTGCTGTTGTTGCTGGCAGCGCCCGCCCCGGTGTTCTGTCCGGCTTTGGCCGCTGCCACACCCGACCAGTTGGCCAACTCGTCACGAAACACCTGCGCGCTGGAATAACGTTGCAAAGGATCACGCGCCAGCGCCCGCATGACCACCGCACGCAGCTGATCG contains these protein-coding regions:
- a CDS encoding phage holin family protein, yielding MLNSLSPFLLHWGITAISLWVTSLLFQGIRFSSTSALIVSALLLGFANAVVKPLLIVLTLPLTFLTFGLFLLVINALMILLVSSLVTGFKVSGFWTAFFASIFISVLSFAIGAILPSDSPAHDIQMPHSGMWL
- a CDS encoding DUF3144 domain-containing protein encodes the protein MAYPPEFLKLVDEFIHLANRLAEGGNDGEVSAAILFAAGRYNAFNFVSRNGTEQDREKAVEFYVSEYRKALVSNMEGVVGPVVKPQG
- the ypfJ gene encoding KPN_02809 family neutral zinc metallopeptidase produces the protein MKWEGNRESDNVEDRRNEGGSGFGGGLLGGRSIGIGTVVVALLASWIFGINPLTVLSLLSGGGGSPSAQVQQQTPAQKPPADDRMAAFVSTVLADTEDVWKDVFAKSGGTYQEPRLVLFRGATQTACGQGQAAMGPFYCPGDQRVYIDLGFYETLKNRLGAPGDFAQAYVIAHEVGHHVQNLLGISARMDQMRGRVSTANYNILSVKLELQADCFAGVWANHAQSARQILEQGDVEEAMNAAAKIGDDALQRSGGGAVVPESFTHGTSAQRQRWFDAGLKNGSIQACDTFSARSL
- a CDS encoding PQQ-dependent sugar dehydrogenase, giving the protein MRTRSSSALIGAMVLALAACGEVATLPLSAGIGPEPKLPPPRHTLIPTVNIAPAKGWPSGGKPQAAPGTRVNAFASGLDHPRWLFVLPNGDVLVAETNAPPKPEDAKGIKAWLTGLVMKRAGAAVLSANRITLLRDTDGDGVADQRSALLEGLNSPFGMALVGNALYVATSDAVLRFAYTAGDTRISVPGDKLIDLPAGPINHHWTKNLIASPDGSKLYVTVGSNSNVAERGMAVETERAAIWEVDIKSGAHRIFASGLRNPNGLAWEPHSGALWTVVNERDELGSDLVPDYMTSVRDGAFYGWPYSYFGQHLDERVTPQRPDLVATAIAPDYALGPHTAPLGLASSVGTTLPPAFSKGMFIGQHGSWNRRPHSGYKVIFVPFESGQPVGAPIDVLTGFLSEQGTAFGRPVGVALDRQGALLVADDVGNVVWRVSAEH
- a CDS encoding serine/threonine protein kinase, with protein sequence MVDFSPLKTIRKLAPGLSAPAQPAMLGRFELRCILGRGAQSTVWLAFDPRLERDVAIKLMKIGAGSDASALAQWLQEARSVSRLTHPNIVPVFEADVQDQQPYLVFEYVPGQTLADRLAKQGAMLPTEAVALMLGVLDALVVAHAAGVIHRDLKPSNIVIDPTGRARVMDFGIAARIQEEGGNSAEVPTGGTPGYMSPEAAQNLPPTPLMDIFSAGMVLAEMLSGQPLNAERDPYRAIYRVLHEQFTLSPDLSGDVDDQLRAVVMRALARDPLQRYSSAQVFRDELANWSGVAAAKAGQNTGAGAASNNSTLAFLLRRMRHKSDFPALSDAVLRIQNMASSEKESINSVTNEILKDVALTNKLLRLVNSAHYARGSSIGTVSRAVSLVGFNGIRNMALSLVLLEHMQDKAHAHVLREEFLRSLMAGSIASELCPGMQGTEEAFLGAMFHNLGRLLAAFYFPEEARTIRGLTETSHQPVSETTASVSVLGLSFEALGVGVAKAWGLPEDLQRCMHKPSGEPPTRTLLDGVERQRWLALAANDMADVMLHADPQAVDGQLAQLGKRYARALGVSSSEVQVATIVARKKLIEMASVMDIKVLPGSAAAKLLKAPAEPDGPHPNSGDEASDSLYPMALQATQAVLAQANEVEARDTQQVAQILAAGIQDITNTLVEDFQLSDVLRMILETMFRAMGFQRIIFCMRDPKTEILSGRFGLGQGVEHLVKQFNVSLKTTPPDLFAVVCSKGIDTMIRDASEATITSRLPAWYRELFNAPTFLLLPVNIKGRPFGLIYADKADKGGLVLDEKELALLRTLRNQAIMAFRQST